A genome region from Haliotis asinina isolate JCU_RB_2024 chromosome 11, JCU_Hal_asi_v2, whole genome shotgun sequence includes the following:
- the LOC137255488 gene encoding ovarian abundant message protein-like, producing MPVPDDNPHIAGMPFHDDNPLIAGMPVPDDNPHIAGMSVPDDNRHTAGMPVPDDNPHIAGMPDPDDNRHIAGMSVPDDNRHIAGMSVPDDNPHIAGMPVPDNNPHIAGMPDPDDNPHIAGMPVPDDNRHIARMPVPDDNPHIAGMPVPDDNPHIAGMPVPDDNPHIAGMPVPDDNPHIAGMPVPDDNPHIAGMPVPDDNPHIAGMPVPDDNPHIAGMPVPDDNPHIAGMPVPDDNPHIAGMRVRKSCR from the coding sequence atgccagtCCCTGATGATAATcctcacattgctggaatgccatTCCATGATGATAACCCTCTcattgctggaatgccagtCCCTGATGATAACcctcacattgctggaatgtcagTCCCTGATGATAACCGTCACACTGCTGGAATGCCAGTCCCTGATGATAACcctcacattgctggaatgccagACCCTGATGATAAccgtcacattgctggaatgtcagTCCCTGATGATAAccgtcacattgctggaatgtcagTCCCTGATGATAACcctcacattgctggaatgccagtCCCTGATAATAACccccacattgctggaatgccagACCCTGACGATAACcctcacattgctggaatgccagtCCCTGATGATAACCGTCACATTGCTAGAATGCCAGTCCCTGATGATAACccccacattgctggaatgccagtCCCTGATGATAACccccacattgctggaatgccagtCCCTGATGATAACccccacattgctggaatgccagtCCCTGATGATAACcctcacattgctggaatgccagtCCCTGATGATAACccccacattgctggaatgccagtCCCTGATGATAACcctcacattgctggaatgccagtCCCTGATGATAACccccacattgctggaatgccagtCCCTGATGATAACccccacattgctggaatgccagtCCCTGATGATAACccccacattgctggaatgcgtGTCAGGAAGTCGTGTAGATGA